The Thunnus thynnus chromosome 13, fThuThy2.1, whole genome shotgun sequence genome segment CATGCTAAAATTGTTAtcagcagaaccaagcatttctGTATAATATCAGGGTCATCATTAGTCAGTTTCAAAAGAGACATAGGAGATAGAATATAACATGCATTGTCGTAAAGGTCCAAGTTTGAATCCGGCAAGTCAACATTCAAGGACTGTAGCTTTCAGACCTTCTCAGAATTTAGTCCAAAACACTGAATGTAGTTGAGATACAATGAAAAGTTTTACGTTTGTTTAGACCAAAATAACTTATCTTAGGCTTAAAGATAATGAAAATTAGTGCTAAGTCTTCTAAACTGCAAAATGTATTCTGAACAAAATCCTCTAAAGATGCCATTTTGACAGAAATAGTCATTAGGTATCAAGTATTACaacttgtttgtctttgtgtcatGCAGTCCAGATGACAATGTTTCATCGTCATACATTCATTATTTCATGTGGATTAACTGAAAGTGTCTCAGACTACCTTTGCAGGGTCAAGTTAACTCATGTCCAACAGACTAGAGCCAGTGTTGCTGACTTGTACTTGCTGTGGTTCAGTACCAGTGGGTAGCTGTTCCTTTAGATGAAATAATGTAAGTGACCTTTACACATGATAAGTAACCAGAGATATCTTATAGATGGTGATATGGGTACTTTTGTGGTGGTTTGTTGGTAAAGTAGTATGATATCACATAGTCACTGACTCCTTCATCTTTACTCTCTTCTTTACATCAAGGACCGCAATGGAAATAAGACTTGGATGGTCATATCCTTCTCCTGCTAATGTTAAACAAACTAAATGTGGTTCTGAGCTGAAATGgcaacagttttatttgtctttgaaaaTGCTGTACCTGATTCAAagaaatatgttaaaacatCTGAGAGGTGAGATGGTGCCAGTTTGATCCTAAATACCACTGATCTTGTGCTGTGtacttcctttccttttcttgaCAATCAACACAAAATCAGCGTTCTCTTCTTACCGAGTAGAGGTGCATGCTCAGTGTGCTTATGAAACTGCCGTTATTATCTCTGACTGCCAGATTGACCCCAGAcctgttggggaaaaaaatcagcagcagctggagatCATTACGGGAAAAACCCAAATCGTCAACAACCAGGTCATCATTCATTTGATACACCAGGGAACAACACACCAAGGTGAGATTCAAACCCTGCTGAAACTAGATACATCTGAGGACAATGACTGCACCATGAAGCATAACCAAATATGGTAACTTGATCCTTTCTTACATATAGTCAAGCTGAGGTTCATTCATCTACAGTTAACtgctcaaagtgcttcacacaaacatgtttcaatatGAGAAATCAAATCAGAAGCATGATGTAACCCACACTATCCAAAGCTGATTACATTTCAAATCTATTTCTGTTGATTTAATTTGTCACAAAGCTTTGTTTCATCATCATATTATGATtagtttaattcatttttgaaatTTAGAATTCAAGCTGTCATCAGTGATTTGCAAACAGATTGTCCAGTGTAATAGGACTCCCATAAAGTTCCTGTTCCtcttcaactttattgtcctcAAGGTGACATTTGTCTTGCAGTCAGGtgaaacacagaacacacacagacttgtacataaaacataataaaacacataaaaaaatgtaattaaaaagaaattaaacataTGCTAAAACCCACCATACCAGCTTAAAAAATCAAGTGACAGCATACCATAAAACCTAGTACATCCAACACATCATCATTAATGGTTAAATCAATATCTCCATACCATTACCCTTCAGCTTTACATGAAATACTGATTGTCAGCTGACTCATCCTGAGCATTTAACAGTTCGATGGGATCGGACTTGGCCTTTGGTAACCTGAATCTCCATCCAGAGTTGAAAAGTTTAAACTTGCTGTAGAGAGCATGAAGAGGACTCTAAAATGAATCGAGCCTTTGAAATAACAACAGACAGTATGTCACCAATGAATTTACTGGCTACTTTAACCATGAGACGCATCCTGCTCTTGGCACCTGTTGAGAGGTATGAATTCAAGGGGATTATTGAAAAGATAGTGATATAACCACAGTGGTTACCATTGTTCAAACTCTATTTATTCTAAAACTGGAAAGGTAAATAACATCACCCTCTATTTGACAGAATGTTTTGGCAGGAAAATCTGGCAGATTTAGAGCAGCATCAAAGAAGACTTATGCACAAACTCTCTAACTCTTGCCTTTTGTGTAATTGGAAGTAATATGGGAAAAAAGACAGATGGggaaaaaatctgtttttactAATGACAACCACAGCaccaaaacataaataatctttGACTAGCATTGTGAGAGCACAGTGTAGAAGCATAACATTAGCAAACAACGAGTAGAAAAGTAGAATTTTTTTGCCTTGCATTTGCTGACAACAGCAACTGAAATTTTAAATGTACTTCTTGTGTGCACTTTTTATCTGTAAGGGCCACTTACACGCTCATCTCAGTATTGTTGATGAGGTACTGCAGTGGGTAGTTGCAGGAGAACCTGTACATCACCTCTTGGTGATAGGTGATGGCTCCTGTGCTGGGGTCCTCTGAGCAGATCATGCCTGAGATGTTGATGTACTGGACGTTGGAGAAGTCTGCAAACAGTCCAGTTCCCACCTCCTGAGTGACCTTTGAGGAAAAACAGATCAATTGCATCTTCAAATAAAGAGGTTAAGTGTGTTAAGTAAAGATCAATAGATTCCATTAGGAGAAATTTGACTCTGATTTCAGGTGAACCCCTCGTGTGAGTGACATCTACTGTGGGTGTGTCAGGCTTCAATAACTTACTGTCATCTTGCTGGAGCAGGCAGTGATGGCCTCCTCTGTGATGGAGAAGTTGAATTTGACAACAGGCGGGTTTGCTGTCCAGTCAGGAGTCCCTTTACATTGGTGTTTGGAGTGCTGTGAGTTGAGAGACAGCAGTGACTCGTTGTATCCATTGAAATAAATGGGACACAGGAGGATCTGCAGTTCCACCCTCTGAGAACCACAGAGGACTTCAATGTCTGAGTTTGCTGCAAAGCCAGGATGAGACAAGAATTAGGATTCTGAGCATGACTTCATTTGTTGCTGAGGAGCAGATTGCTCCGGTTCTGACTTGTTAAAGGGGCACAGATTtgaaacatattcagtttattttccatGAGATTAGAAATTAGACACATATCTCAGATTTTCCTTGAGACTTAATAGAAAgtctgtgttacaaactggagaTGTggggtttaaaaaaacaagtggcCATTAAAGAGGCAGGAAGAGTCGAGTGAAAGACTATCACGTTGCATTGCAGGAAATGTTGGATCCGGCATTTTTGCAGCTTGACTCACACTAGTTACTAcaagtcaggatatcttggcctctgctgcttcagctgGACCATTCTGTTTTATAATCTGTCTGATGTCAGTTCCCCAACTTAACAGACATGGAGGCGGAGTTCCTCATTAATGACATTTGtactgttattttttaaaagtcatttcatGTGTACTTTAGATGTGAATATGTACTTGAATATTAGGCACTTATATTTGTATTCAGCTAATTATGTCACGATGTCAAActtgtcaaaacatttttaaaggaaaggCTCATGATgaagtcttaaaacaatagtcaagtACGAACATTTAAACAggttttataattataataattaatgataacaatgttacaaaatgttttacaaacaaTAGGAACAAATATAAAGgaataaaatcaaaatgcagAAACCAATAAAACCAGTGTTACAAAGTACTTTACATAAAGCAAATACAGCAAGAGAAGCCAGTGAACCTGGCAGTTTTGCTTcctttaatcattcctcctgttcatactggcccttCAAAGATCTCTTCCTAATGTGCTcccaatgtaagtgatggaggacaaaatccacagtcctcactctgtgcaaaaatgtacttCAAAATTTATCGGaaactaaaattaaatttcaacagtctgagttagtttCTCTGGACAGTGTTTTCGTGCTGAGATGCATTGGACAGGGTGCAAATGAAAGACAGAATTTCAtatgaaaaacaataacatttcCCCCGACAGCTGAATACTCATATTAGGAGTCAGTAGGCAGATGAAAAGGATGCAAGTGTGAGCACAGCTGGTTTCACTGACCTGGACTTCTGAATGTGGACTGTCCAATGCAGGCATTCTGAGCTTGGGCGAGAAGGAGCAAGGCAAGTTGATGCGTAAGAAGGGCCAGCCACATTGTCCTCAAACTgcttgtgaaaaaaagaaatgcagaaaGGCATATGATCTCTTCTCTACGGCACACAATATCATGTTAAAGAGCGCAAAAAGACGAAGAAATTTGACCTCAAGCTCCATTATTGATAATGTCAGAATTGTAAAAATTGATTACAAACATGAGCAAGTCAAACTGATGTGCAGGAAATGTATACATTAACATTAAATTGTGAACATTTGCATATATCCTAAATCCAGTCCTCAGACACAGGATACTGAGGAGAGGCTCAGTCTGATGAGTAAATATAGCAGCTGCAATTATACCTGAATGACTCTCACAAGTGATTTAAAATTACCCAAATGTCTCAAAAGCCTGGAGCTTCCAATTTCTAAAGCGCACTCACATTCCTCAGCTGTAGATTATAATTAGCGATGATTTTCCCTCAGTCTGTACCATCATGAAGTGTAGCATACTGTACAGACTGGGactaatcaattcattgctCTGAAAGTGAGACACTAAACCAAACTGAAGGACATCCTGGTCTTCAGTGAAATCAATATTCTTTGTAGGTTCATTTCTGGTTAGAAGCCTTGCTCTAAGATGAGAAATTTAAGAAGGAAATAAAACCGGAATGTAGTGGTAGTAGTCGGCAGCAGGGCAGACTTTAGTGACATGGCTGTGCAATCCATCAAATTCCAATTACAGTTAGAGctggcaaacaaaacaaaacaatcattttatcttgtaaacaataaaaaaaaaacaatctcgcacactgtgaaatatctcTTTGAGCCACAAGTTTAGAAAAGTTTTTACCTTGTGTAGATGGCCACAGAGTGTTGTGCCACCTCTCTCCCTCAGTGTGTCTTTTCTGCCTTTGCTCTTACCTTCATGACGAGTCAGCCATTTATACTGACCTCCTTTCCAGCTAAATAGGGTTCACAGGAAGCCCACTGAGAAGAAAGGGAAAGGTAAGGTCTGCTTTAAAGCCTGCAACCGGATCATCTGACAGACACGGAACAATAGGTGAACTTATATGGAGCATCCTTAGTGTGGTGGAACATTATGTCAAGTAGCTATAAATTTAACTTGTCATTTTAGCAATGACCTCAactgacatctttttttttttttttttttttaaagtaagtgTTCTGATGTGCACTCAATCACATCTCTACAGATGGATTCAACATCAAGAAAAACAGTTGAGTTTACACAGAATCATAATTTTTAAATtgctcttcttttatttcttcttttggaATGATTATTACTTTACATtgatcaataaaacagaaagaagagcATTATTTGTAGATTTTTTCCTGAACTGAATTGCTGAAAGGcaataaaatatcatcatgtaCAACatacaaagcagaacaaaaaccccaaaacataaCCTACAAGCCAACCTCTCCTGAAGACGTTACataactaaaatataaataccTGCTGCATTGTTTCAGCCATATTTACGCAAGAGTATGTAAAAGGCTGCATTATGAATTCTGCTCCACTGAAgtgatgtttttgttacatCCCCCCACTTCTGCCGAGGGCTAACACTCTTTGTCAAGAAATTGGGTCTCCGGCGCACTATGTCTGATTTGGAGAATGAGGCACACCCTGCCAAACAAAACCTCCTACAACTGTCACCTGAACCATGACTCCCCCCCAGATCCCCTCCAGGAACCCTGAGACCACAATAGACTGAAGATGAGCTTACATGGAGCTTAGCATTAAGTAGGTGTCCTGTCTGCCCTTTTTCCCATTCAGCCGCCATAAGTGTATCTGAGTGGGTTATTAGCCACAGGTAACCTCTTAGATCTACTTTTTCTTAATCCTGGCCGCTAAAGCTTAAGGGGAGGAAATCATGGTGAGGTATGGATGTTTCTATGTCACGTGAAATTCCTCACTCATGAATCATGTTTGGCTCATTCAAAACTGGAGCAGCTGCTGTATTCATATCTAATATCACCCTCAATATATGTGGTTTTTAGTGTGAAACAATCCAGGTTTTTGTGTTGCaacattttatccatttttgAAAAGTGACAGTATTGTAATGTAGAAAAGAGCTCACAGCAGATTTCTTCAGCATACTGAACCTGCTTCAgtatgtgtttttcattgacTGTAT includes the following:
- the si:ch73-261i21.5 gene encoding zona pellucida-like domain-containing protein 1, yielding MNKKDLQILRTMWLALLTHQLALLLLAQAQNACIGQSTFRSPANSDIEVLCGSQRVELQILLCPIYFNGYNESLLSLNSQHSKHQCKGTPDWTANPPVVKFNFSITEEAITACSSKMTVTQEVGTGLFADFSNVQYINISGMICSEDPSTGAITYHQEVMYRFSCNYPLQYLINNTEMSVSGVNLAVRDNNGSFISTLSMHLYSDHGYSSMLQIPPGGLELKTRIFVEVKASNLTNRFNVVLDRCYATTSPFHANTTFHDLFVGCNRDGQTVMGINGEQQEARFSFEAFRFVHHMDSTLSTYYVHCATRLCVKSYCPSLIQNCTADSKTRRRRSVKDDQDTTVSDMATVTSGPITIRLHNGEKTSIQRCSSVQWWHSIRITKAQFHIY